The Blattabacterium cuenoti genome includes the window TATATTAAGATTATTATCCCAAAAAGCCCCAGGAACTTTACAACATGTTTTAACAGTCGCAAACATAGCAGAAGAATCTGCTGTTGCAATTGGGGCTAATTCTCTATTAGTAAGAATAGGATCGATTTATCATGATATAGGAAAAATAAAACATTCTAAATATTTTATTGAAAATCAACAAAATATAATTAATCCTCATAAAAAATTAAGTCCAAAAAAAAGTGCAAAAATTATTTTAGAACATGTATCAATAGGAGTTAAACTAGCAAAAAAATATCATTTACCTGATTCTGTTACTGATTTTATACGTACTCATCATGGAAATAGTATTGTTTACTATTTTTATGAAAAACAAAAAAAAATATATCCAAATATAAAAGTGGATAAAAAACAATTCCAATATTCTGGTCCTAAACCATTTTCAAAAGAAACGGTTATTGTCATGATAGCTGATTCTATAGAAGCGGCTTCAAAAAGTATTAAAAATCCATCAACCAAAGATTTGGAAAATTTGGTAGAAAATATAATCGAAAAACAAAAAATAGAAAATCAATTTTCAAACGCAGATATTACTTTAAAAGAAATAGAAAAAGTAAAACAAGTTTTGAAAAAAAAATTAAGAAATATTTATCACACTAGAATCGTATAACCCTTTATTTAGAGAATAAATTATTTGATTATTTAATAGATCTATTTTAGATTTGTATTTTTTTGGAGAATTGCCGGAGTGGTTAACGGAACAGTTTGCTAAACTGTCGGTATGTAAATACTGCGTGGGTTCGAATCCCACATTCTCCGTTTGATTAATATAAAAAAACGGGGTATAGCGTAGTTTGGTTATCGCGCCTGGTTTGGGACCAGGAGATCGTAGGTTCAAATCCTGCTACCCCGATTTCTTATGTAAGAAGATCACGTAGCTCA containing:
- a CDS encoding HDIG domain-containing metalloprotein, translating into MILKYNSKILYIIPFCILPISIRAFFNLNLSIFIHLITILLLSLITPNSFEFIFLQMIAGFLVMLTKKNISKMENLFIAAAKITITYIITFSLLTLIREGSLEQISLYTFYLFFFSGILTTLFVHPLIFFFEKLLNLTSDISLLELSDTNTPILRLLSQKAPGTLQHVLTVANIAEESAVAIGANSLLVRIGSIYHDIGKIKHSKYFIENQQNIINPHKKLSPKKSAKIILEHVSIGVKLAKKYHLPDSVTDFIRTHHGNSIVYYFYEKQKKIYPNIKVDKKQFQYSGPKPFSKETVIVMIADSIEAASKSIKNPSTKDLENLVENIIEKQKIENQFSNADITLKEIEKVKQVLKKKLRNIYHTRIV